One part of the Candida albicans SC5314 chromosome R, complete sequence genome encodes these proteins:
- the MTG1 gene encoding putative GTPase (Putative mitochondrial GTPase; likely essential for respiratory competence and in large ribosomal subunit assembly; mitochondrial translation; Spider biofilm induced): MTFVPRKTFPNYNIPLNNFKGHHQKALSKFGHLAPQLDMILEVRDSRAPISTTNVLFDKVLPSKKKLILYSKKDLSILKPRLLEKWHKSKNEQYMFVDCRSKRDGKKIINEIKKLYDSMETPPPLGLRTMIIGMPNVGKSSLVNTLRYVGLSDGENAVSTKIRKVARTGGQPGVTRSTSEIIRLSRDPEIMVYDTPGVFLPTTKNAETMLSLALVGCINESFIDPVILADYLLYVLNLQDPTGKLYTDYIDHPTNNVYELLESIDQKRNVLQIDKRFDECGLANHWISKWKQGKSSKYRGLFDVAAIHEINAKDFGNLTNAERERIGLSNVQQRLQERFGDDGTSTSKHRKRTAKDREFDMKNRLFKL; this comes from the coding sequence ATGACATTCGTTCCAAGAAAAACATTTCCTAACTATAACATACCTTTGAATAACTTCAAGGGTCATCACCAAAAAGCACTTTCAAAATTTGGGCATCTTGCACCTCAGTTAGATATGATATTGGAAGTAAGGGATTCCCGTGCCCCAATTTCTACTACCAATGTCTTATTCGATAAAGTATTACCAAGCAAGAAGAAACTTATTCTCTATAGCAAAAAAGATTTGTCAATATTGAAACCCAGGTTACTAGAAAAGTGGCACAAGCTGAAGAACGAGCAATACATGTTTGTGGATTGTCGAAGTAAGCGTGACGGTAAGAAGATCATTAAcgaaatcaagaaattataCGATAGTATGGAGACACCACCTCCATTGGGATTGAGAACCATGATAATTGGGATGCCTAACGTAGGGAAGTCGTCATTGGTGAATACATTGCGATATGTAGGGTTAAGCGATGGAGAAAATGCAGTTTCTACAAAAATAAGGAAAGTTGCTAGAACTGGTGGTCAACCGGGCGTGACAAGAAGTACTAGTGAAATTATTCGTCTTTCACGTGATCCTGAGATTATGGTATACGATACTCCAGGGGTGTTTTTACCGACTACAAAAAATGCAGAAACAATGCTTAGTCTTGCATTGGTTGGGTGCATTAACGAATCATTCATTGATCCTGTTATTTTAGCAGATTATTTGTTGTACGTCTTGAATCTACAAGATCCAACAGGAAAGTTGTACACAGATTATATCGATCACCCAACTAACAATGTGTATGAGCTCTTGGAAAGCATCgaccaaaaaagaaatgtttTGCAAATAGATAAACGTTTTGATGAATGTGGATTGGCAAACCATTGGATTAGCAAATGGAAGCAAGGTAAATCACTGAAGTATCGTGGGTTATTTGATGTTGCAGCCATTCACGAAATCAACGCAAAGGACTTTGGTAACTTAACTAATGCAGAAAGAGAGCGAATTGGTTTATCAAACGTACAGCAAAGACTTCAAGAAAGATTCGGCGATGATGGTACATCTACTTCTAAACACAGAAAAAGAACTGCCAAAGACAGAGAGTTTGACATGAAAAATAGACTATTTAAACTTTAG
- the YKU80 gene encoding ATP-dependent DNA helicase (Yku70p-Yku80p Ku complex subunit involved in nonhomologous end joining during double-strand break repair repair; Hap43-repressed gene; flow model biofilm induced), with the protein MSKEFTVFVVDASKYMGIADPNVTDSDFTRASGFVIDFFNQQLMRNRKSDRYCLVVYSGSTIKVIYDNTPLSLVQVKTYRSTMNEVHDNDTGEVHKYDLIHALLQGLDRFKVNSHYKFTRNIRLITNGVLPMGKNKSISEYVNMVSNLNINLTFVLIDNEHNEYTQKSLQDLSRTFNNANLVSFNELMNAGPALRLIAPRCSTEGYLGFGELGNTSEIKNMIHLDIQVYPAIKVQSQVHGHEYYVDPKSKERSKIERSTYYYTRTKDDLDEEDDDEERVEKGDISDRTIVPRAECTPGFKYSHRDILALTSELTEVATLPTSPSINILGFMKKNNFAYAYFTEEATYVIPQQNDSERNRLTFNSMVATMIELDYIALVRFVPKSDDEVQVCAAFPRKVALGNQIGEVLLLVRIAMKEDEKIGRFPDLSDTDDNSVDQLMESFILSKKLRDEHFVADTIDNPMAGLLNSAPTSEPPNKNTTLDNLLLSSNPATRRFNYYFRKILDKSLQEESLENFLEKDRFVERYLSVDEPHTLFNLDSILDTKEDLLYTADPKKADTITIELQKKLDVKYKTQHKSEKKSKPFIATSKPQPNDGKFGEYFDIEDILEN; encoded by the coding sequence ATGTCCAAGGAATTTACagtctttgttgttgatgcaTCCAAATATATGGGAATAGCAGACCCAAATGTCACGGATTCAGATTTTACGCGGGCACTGGGATTTGTGATTGACTTTTTCAACCAACAATTGATGAGAAACAGAAAGTCAGATAGATATTGTTTAGTTGTTTACTCGGGAAGTACGATCAAGGTAATCTATGATAACACCCCGTTGTCATTAGTACAAGTTAAAACATACCGTTCTACCATGAATGAAGTCCATGACAATGATACAGGCGAAGTTCACAAGTATGATTTGATCCACGCTTTGTTACAAGGGCTAGATCGGTTTAAAGTAAATAGTCATTATAAATTCACAAGAAATATTCGTCTTATCACAAATGGCGTACTTCCCATGggtaaaaataaatcaatctCAGAATATGTGAACATGGTTTCAAACCTTAATATAAACCTAACGTTTGtgttaattgataatgaacaCAATGAATATACTCAAAAGAGCTTACAAGATCTTTCCAGAACCTTTAACAATGCAAATTTAGTGAGTTTTAATGAACTTATGAATGCGGGTCCAGCTCTTCGGTTGATTGCCCCAAGGTGTAGTACTGAGGGATACTTGGGGTTTGGTGAACTTGGAAATACTTcggaaatcaaaaatatgaTACATTTAGATATCCAAGTGTATCCAGCTATTAAGGTACAAAGCCAAGTGCATGGACACGAGTATTACGTAGATCCGAAACTGAAAGAAAGATCAAAGATTGAAAGATCTacatattattatacacGGACAAAGGATGACTTGGATGAGGAagatgacgatgaagaGAGAGTAGAAAAAGGTGATATACTGGATAGAACGATTGTTCCTCGAGCGGAATGTACTCCTGGTTTTAAGTATTCGCATCGTGATATACTAGCATTAACTTCTGAATTGACAGAAGTAGCCACTTTACCAACATCCCCCAGTATCAACATATTGGGATTTatgaaaaagaacaacTTTGCTTACGCATATTTCACTGAAGAAGCAACATATGTGATTCCTCAGCAGAATGATTCTGAGCGCAACAGGTTGACTTTTAATTCCATGGTTGCTACAATGATTGAATTGGACTATATAGCTTTGGTGAGGTTCGTGCCGAAATCAGACGACGAGGTCCAGGTTTGTGCAGCTTTCCCAAGAAAAGTTGCTCTTGGTAACCAAATTGGCGAGGTTCTTTTATTGGTCAGAATTGCCATGAAAGAAGATGAGAAAATTGGACGTTTCCCAGACTTAAGTGACACAGATGATAATTCGGTCGACCAGTTGATGGAAAGTTTTATATTGAGCAAGAAATTACGTGATGAGCATTTTGTTGCTGACACCATTGATAATCCAATGGCTGGTCTCTTGAATTCAGCACCCACTAGCGAACCTCCCAATAAGAATACCACTTtggataatttattattgtcttCAAATCCGGCCACGAGAAGATTTAATTACTACTTTAGGAAAATACTAGACAAGTCTCTACAGGAAGAATCCTTGGAAAACTTTTTAGAAAAGGATAGATTTGTTGAAAGGTATCTTTCAGTCGACGAGCCCCACACTTTGTTCAATTTAGATTCTATATTGGACACGAAAGAAGATTTGTTATATACAGCGGATCCTAAAAAAGCAGATACGATCACCATTGAGTTGCAGAAGAAGCTAGATGTCAAATACAAAACTCAGCACAAGCTGGAAAAAAAGTCGAAGCCATTTATTGCAACTTCTAAACCACAACCTAACGATGGGAAATTTGGCGAGTATTTTGATATAGAAGATATCTTGGAAAACTAA
- a CDS encoding isoleucine--tRNA ligase (Protein similar to isoleucyl-tRNA synthetase; isoleucyl-tRNA synthetase is the target of drugs including the cyclic beta-amino acid icofungipen/PLD-118/BAY-10-8888 and mupirocin) produces the protein MLRFKSKVRTFATSLVGLEKKNFSKTLLLPKTNFGPKIPKGDIREVLIKQSSQDIYKWQKENKANRREFVLHDGPPYANGDLHLGHALNKITKDIINRFELVFHDRLIKYSPGWDCHGLPIEMKVETLGKKYESAVEIRKACRDWANAMIDKQRQSFKEYAIMTDFDKPYITMNHAYEINQLKIFSKLIENGLLSQQLKPVWWGCDTQTALAEAELEYNDKHKSVAVHVKFPVVSENLYKYSESKGHAVEFGKLKLLIWTSTPWTIPLNRAICVNENMTYTLIQNVTETLVVAKSLAEQVLKIDPSYKIVNIDIPGSVLTGTFYTNPASDDSKEYPVLHGDHVIETAGTGLVHNAPAHGREDYIVGRKHGLSVESAVDNNGKYIAKFLPPGFQKLGDAKVTDVKTNVICANILNESGMLFHLDKKFVHSYPYDWRSKTPVIQRATPQWFVNVEKIKPYAKEALSKVEFYPQSGSNRLTSFVENRSEWCISRQRVWGVPLPIVYERATGDAVLDLKLINYIIEKIDEFGTDEWFVEETDISRWLPDEMDGSKYFKGKDTMDVWFDSGTSWSTLKSSLQECATTNEPLADIYLEGSDQHRGWFQSSLLNKIIYSGSNGTSFQPMAPFKKVITHGFITDGKGQKMSKSLGNVFSPREAIEGCKKPLTPYLGTDGLRLWVASSNYKQDVSFSPEVLTRVSEVAKKYRVTFKYLLGNLHDFKDPVNYDQMSALDKYILHTLFQLQQACLEFYQDFNFSRVVSSINTHVNSISSAIYFDVSKDCLYTDSANSVRRRSIQTVLNEMMKTYLGLLAPIQPLLTQEAWSEYIRIASLKEDSVFKVDSKFFILSEKYENETVEKSFNEFLELRDDIFRTVESLKQQKFFKNKLELEILLSVKENTNIFRFLKENSSYLDDLFLVSSVKLVEGDLDYTFRVNDEPVSIRIQHSSKCKCPRCWKYTSESPDILCEKCDSVVESLN, from the coding sequence ATGCTACGATTCAAATCTAAGGTGAGAACATTTGCTACATCATTGGTTGGGCttgagaagaaaaatttttctaaaaCACTCCTACTTcccaaaacaaattttggTCCAAAAATCCCCAAAGGAGATATACGAGAAGTATTGATCAAACAACTGTCTCAAGATATCTACAAATGGCAGAAAGAAAACAAGGCAAATAGACGTGAGTTTGTATTACACGATGGTCCACCGTATGCTAATGGTGATTTGCATTTGGGACATGCCTTGAACAAAATCACCAAGGATATTATCAATCGTTTTGAGTTGGTTTTCCATGATCgattaatcaaatattcACCAGGTTGGGACTGTCATGGATTGCCCATTGAAATGAAAGTGGAGACATTGGgtaaaaaatatgaatcGGCTGTTGAAATCAGAAAGGCATGCAGAGATTGGGCTAACGCAATGATAGATAAACAAAGGCAACTGTTCAAAGAATATGCCATTATGACGGATTTCGACAAACCTTACATCACCATGAATCATGCCTATGAAATAAATCAGctaaaaatattttctaaGCTTATAGAGAATGGTTTGTTATCACAACAACTCAAGCCTGTTTGGTGGGGATGTGATACACAAACCGCTTTAGCAGAAGCTGAATTGGAGTACAATGACAAACACAAATCAGTTGCAGTACATGTCAAATTTCCCGTTGTAAGCGAGAATCTTTATAAATATTCCGAACTGAAGGGTCATGCTGTTGAATTTGGGAAACTAAAACTCTTGATTTGGACTTCCACTCCATGGACCATTCCATTGAATAGAGCAATTTGTGTGAACGAAAATATGACGTATACGTTAATACAGAATGTGACTGAGACTTTGGTTGTAGCTAAAAGTTTAGCAGAGCAAGTATTGAAGATCGACCCGAGCTACAAAATTGTGAATATTGATATTCCAGGTTCTGTCTTAACGGGCACTTTTTACACTAATCCTGCTTCTGATGATTCAAAGGAATACCCAGTTTTGCATGGAGATCATGTGATTGAAACTGCAGGTACGGGCTTGGTCCATAATGCTCCAGCACATGGTCGAGAAGATTATATTGTTGGTAGGAAACATGGGTTGAGTGTGGAATCAGCAGTTGACAATAATGGTAAATACATTGCCAAATTCTTACCACCAGGCTTTCAAAAATTGGGAGATGCAAAGGTGACAGATGTTAAGACCAACGTAATTTGTGCTAATATATTGAATGAAAGTGGCATGCTTTTCCATCTTGACAAGAAATTTGTTCATTCTTATCCCTACGACTGGAGATCCAAGACACCAGTAATTCAACGTGCAACCCCTCAATGGTTTGTAAATGTcgaaaaaatcaaaccgTATGCCAAAGAAGCACTTTCGAAGGTTGAATTTTACCCACAATCAGGTAGCAATAGATTGACACTGTTTGTTGAGAATAGAAGCGAATGGTGCATTTCTAGACAAAGAGTCTGGGGTGTGCCACTTCCAATTGTTTATGAGCGAGCCACAGGAGATGCTGTTCTAGActtgaaattaattaattatattattgaaaaaattgatgagTTTGGAACTGACGAGTGGTTTGTTGAAGAAACTGACATTTCTAGGTGGCTTCCTGATGAGATGGATGGCCTGAAATACTTTAAGGGAAAAGATACTATGGATGTATGGTTTGATTCGGGAACTTCTTGGAGCACTTTAAAGTCGTCACTCCAAGAATGTGCCACCACTAACGAACCATTAGCAGATATTTATTTGGAAGGAAGTGATCAACATAGAGGCTGGTTTCAATCCTCTTTGTTGaacaaaatcatttattcaGGCTCTAACGGGACATCGTTTCAGCCAATGGCGCCATTCAAGAAAGTGATCACGCATGGATTTATTACTGATGGCAAGGGCCAGAAAATGTCAAAATCCTTGGGTAATGTATTTTCACCACGAGAAGCAATTGAAGGATGTAAAAAACCTTTAACGCCATATCTTGGTACAGATGGTTTAAGATTATGGGTTGCTTCTTCGAATTACAAGCAAGACGTCAGTTTTAGTCCTGAAGTTCTTACACGGGTATCTGAAGTTGCTAAAAAGTACAGGGTTACTTTTAAGTACTTATTGGGTAATTTACATGACTTCAAGGACCCTGTTAATTATGACCAAATGAGTGCATTGGACAAATATATTTTGCATACATTATTTCAGTTGCAGCAAGCCTGTCTTGAATTTTATCAGGATTTTAACTTTTCACGAGTGGTAAGCTCAATAAACACACATGTCAACTCAATTTCTAGTGctatttattttgatgTTTCCAAAGACTGTTTATATACAGATTCAGCCAACTCAGTTAGAAGAAGATCGATCCAAACTGTGCTTAATGAAATGATGAAGACATATTTAGGGTTATTGGCACCTATTCAGCCCCTTTTGACTCAAGAAGCGTGGTCAGAGTATATTAGAATAGCTAGTTTAAAGGAGGATTCCGTGTTCAAGGTAGATagcaaatttttcattttaagTGAGAAGTACGAGAATGAAACCGTGGAAAAGTCTTTTAATGAGTTTTTAGAATTGAGAGATGATATATTTAGAACTGTCGAGAGTTTAAAGCAACAgaaattcttcaaaaacaaattggaACTAGAGATATTATTATCTGTCAAAGAAAACACAAATATATTCCGCTTTTTGAAGGAAAATTCATCATACCTCGATGACTTGTTTTTGGTTTCCAGTGTGAAATTAGTTGAGGGTGATTTGGATTATACATTCAGAGTGAATGATGAACCTGTTCTGATAAGAATTCAACACTCCTCGAAATGCAAGTGTCCTAGATGTTGGAAATACACTTCAGAGTCTCCAGACATTTTATGTGAGAAATGTGACAGCGTTGTAGAATCGCTCAACTAG
- a CDS encoding uncharacterized protein (Protein of unknown function; possibly an essential gene, disruptants not obtained by UAU1 method), with product MSSVRKIAAYLERKEDLSQEYNSLKEVFKDEPDYEGLANVFEILKFLDQLIYEYHVHKSYLQCTKGPINDFERKLLAEMEKTIKQLEDDVSLPYLIENAQNLALIRRELFENAHEGGRLIHAYELQNPSSKMMIRSSQPSRPFTTLSDQLHSSKSTPSHSKSPLQLSSNVSEHHALIQSPKEMRNLARAMTWSKRCTDIVFEAGKLDANLTQKYQYISSHIEDEFGYQFCRDFSRYLYLHYIEGDAAKFREDFDKAYIKYLDFSTQKVSELIEKDLKINRKVCRYGIWLREIFQRTYGKITEPPENFLYTDH from the coding sequence ATGTCTTCCGTTAGAAAAATAGCTGCATATTTGGAGAGAAAGGAGGATTTATCCCAAGAATATAACAGTTTGAAAGAAGTGTTTAAAGATGAACCAGATTATGAAGGATTGGCAAATGTGTTCGAAATTTTGAAGTTTTTAGATCAATTGATCTATGAGTATCATGTCCATAAATCTTACCTTCAATGCACTAAGGGGccaattaatgattttgagCGAAAATTATTGGCCGAAATGGAAAAAACTATTAAACAGTTGGAGGACGATGTTAGTTTACCATATTTAATAGAAAATGCTCAGAATTTGGCGTTGATTAGAAGAGAGCTATTTGAAAATGCACATGAAGGAGGACGACTAATTCATGCTTACGAATTACAAAATCCATCTTCTAAGATGATGATTAGATCAAGTCAACCACTGCGTCCATTCACCACTTTACTGGATCAGTTACATTCCAGCAAACTGACCCCATCTCACTCTAAGTCTCCTTTACAATTGTCTAGTAATGTACTGGAACACCATGCGTTGATACAAAGTCCCAAGGAGATGCGGAACTTGGCTAGAGCCATGACATGGTCCAAACGATGCACTGACATTGTTTTCGAAGCAGGAAAACTCGACGCAAATCTAACACAAAAGTATCAGTACATCAGTTCACATATTGAAGACGAATTTGGATATCAATTTTGCAGAGACTTTAGTCGTTATTTGTATCTACATTATATTGAAGGCGACGCTGCAAAGTTTCGAGAAGATTTTGACAAAGCGTATATCAAATATCTTGATTTCAGTACACAAAAAGTAAGCGAATTGATAGAAAAAGATCTCAAAATAAACAGAAAGGTCTGTAGATATGGAATCTGGTTACGTGAGATATTTCAAAGAACTTACGGTAAAATAACGGAGCCACCCGAAAACTTTTTGTATACAGATCACTAA